From Desmodus rotundus isolate HL8 chromosome 12, HLdesRot8A.1, whole genome shotgun sequence, one genomic window encodes:
- the LOC112313845 gene encoding LOW QUALITY PROTEIN: leukocyte immunoglobulin-like receptor subfamily A member 5 (The sequence of the model RefSeq protein was modified relative to this genomic sequence to represent the inferred CDS: inserted 1 base in 1 codon) yields MKSILPALLCLGLSLGQKTPVQKGVLPKPTIWAEPGSVVPSGSPVTIWCQGTLEAQEHYLYKEYIHTPLDTQKLLGLGDKAMFFIKEFMAGRYYCKYLSPSGWSEFSDPLELVVTGGHSKPSLSALPSPVVTSGGTVTLQCGSWEGFDRFILAKEGEDRPFWTLDSQPHPSRQVQTLFPVTPSHSWTFRCYGCYSNSPXVWSHPSDPLELLVSGDNPDPILSEPRPPGGPQPPATGPITTAGAAVKDPQPGEDVKLDPQLTFGLLDTKGRGAENDRQMDSEAAAPAAPQDVTYAQLTHLILRWETSAPPSSPSEEPTEKPSVYAALAIH; encoded by the exons ATGAAGTCCAtcctccctgctcttctctgcctCG GGCTGAGTCTGGGCCAGAAAACCCCCGTGCAGAAGG GGGTCCTCCCCAAACCCACCATCTGGGCTGAGCCAGGCTCTGTGGTCCCCTCCGGGAGCCCTGTGACCATCTGGTGTCAGGGGACCCTGGAGGCCCAGGAGCACTATCTGTATAAAGAATATATCCACACGCCCTTGGACACACAGAAACTGCTGGGGCTGGGTGACAAAGCCATGTTCTTCATCAAAGAGTTCATGGCAGGAAGATATTATTGTAAATACCTCAGCCCCTCTGGCTGGTCAGAGTTCAGTGACCCCCTGGAGCTGGTGGTGACAG GAGGCCACAGCAAACCCAGCctctcagccctgcccagccctgtagTGACCTCAGGAGGGACCGTGACCCTCCAGTGTGGCTCATGGGAGGGATTTGACAGGTTCATTCTGGCTAAGGAAGGAGAAGACAGGCCCTTCTGGACCCTGGACTCACAGCCACACCCCAGTAGGCAGGTCCAGACCCTGTTCCCCGTGACCCCCAGCCACAGCTGGACGTTTAGATGCTATGGCTGTTACAGTAATAGCC AGGTGTGGTCTCACCCCAGTGACCCCCTGGAGCTCCTGGTCTCAGGTGACAACCCTGACCCCATCCTCTCTGAGCCCA GACCCCCTGGAGGACCCCAACCCCCAGCCACAGGGCCCATCACCACAGCTG GTGCTGCTGTGAAGGACCCACAGCCTGGGGAAGACGTGAAGCTGGACCCTCAG CTCACCTTTGG ATTGTTGGACACGAAGGGCAGAGGAGCAGAAAatgacagacagatggacagtgAG gctgctgcacctgctgctccccaggatgTGACCTATGCCCAGCTGACCCACTTGATCCTTAGATGGGAGACAAGtgcacccccttcctccccatcagAGGAGCCCACAGAAAAGCCCAGTGTATACGCTGCTCTGGCCATCCACTAG